The Nodosilinea sp. FACHB-141 nucleotide sequence ATCAACAAAACTTGCTGCTGGCTTACCAAAAAGCCGATCAGCAGGGGCTGCCCCGCGCCTTTCCGGCCTTAGGCAGCGATGTGCTCGATGAGCAAGCCAGCCTTTACCGGGCCTACGTTGCGGCGCAGGGACCGCCAGATGTGCTGATTGTAGGCAGTTCGCGATCGCTGCAAGGCATTGACCCCCAGGTATTGCAACAGGCGCTGGCGGTGGAGGGCTACCCTGGCTTAAGGGTTTACAACTTTAGCGTTAACGGCGCCACAGCCCAGGTGGTGAGCTTTGTCACCCGGCAGCTGTTGGCCACCGACCTGCACCCTCGGCTAATTGTCTGGGCTGAGGGCTCCCGCGCTTTCAACAGCGGCCGGCTTGACCGCACCTTTGCCGAAATTTTGGCGTCTCCAGGCTATGCCGCCGTGCAGGAGGGCGCGAAGCTGACTCTGCAAGCCCAAACCCCTTCTGCCTCTGCCCCCGAGGATCTCACCGAGGCGTCCGCTGAAGCTGGCGCGTCCTCTGAAGACAACGAGGATTCTGAAGCTGAAGTGTCTGAACCAATCTTTGAAGATGGGACTGAGCCCGCTGAAGAGTCTGAGGAAGCCGCTGAAGAATCTACTAAAACCCCCGACAACGCTTCAGAAACTTCATCTGAAACAGCCGTCGCCAGCTATGGAACGGTACCGCTGACCGCAATTAATTCTCAAGGTTTTTTAGCTGTTAACGATCAGTTCAACCCAGCGGTGTATTACCGTCGCTTTCCTCGGGTGCGCGGCCAGTACGACGATGCCTACCGTGCCTTTCGCTTGGAGGGGGTGCAGACATTATCTTTGGCAGCGATGACCCAATTTTTGGAGAGTCAAGGCATTCCATTGGTGTTTGTGAACTTGCCCCTCAGCAACGACTACCTAGACGAGGCACGTACGCCTTACGAGCGCCAGTTTCAACGGTTTTTGCAGACCTGGGCTAACCGAGGTGCCTTTACTTTGGTGGATCGGTTAGAGGAGTGGCGCTGGCAGTCTCACCTATTTGCTGACCCCAGCCATGTCAACCGCTACGGGGCGCGGGAGATGGCCCGACTGCTAGCCGCCGAGCGCCGCATTCCCTGGCCCCAAGCCGAGTCGCCTGACGAGGCCGATACCCCAACTGAAGCTGAGACGGAAAGCTCTGACAATTCGTCTCCACCAGGAGAGTAACCACCGTGGGACAGCGCTAGGAATCCTTGGTTTTTTGCCACTCGGCCAGCTCGCTGGGCGTGTTGACGTTGACGAACATAGCTTCATCAATGTCGGGGATGGGGGCGATCGCCTGCTGATCGAGCCAGGCTTGCAGCGATCGCTCGCCGGTCGCCGCATACTGCTCTAAGGCATCCAGCGCGGCGACCCGGTAAAACCCACACAGCGGTTCCCAGCGGTGCTGACGTTTGGGCAGATAGGCCAGGTATTGTAGTTCCAGTTTGGCCAATTGATTGCGCCAAGCCGTCAGTACTGCTGCCGATAGGTTGGGCATATCGCAGGCCAAGACCAGCACCCATTTGGGTGGCTCTGGTTGGGTTTTTAGAACGTTTAGGGCTGTTATGAGCGCCATCAGCGGCCCCTGAAACGTGCCGGCTTGGCCTGGACTAGGAGTTTCTACGATAAAACCGATCGCATTGGGCAAGGTAGGGCGATAGCGATCGGGCCAGGGAGTAACGACAGACACGCGATCGGTACACTGCAGCGCAATCCGGCAGGTGCGCTGAATCAGCGTTTCTTCACCAATTGGAATCAGGCCTTTGTCGCGCCCCATCCGCGAGCTGCGGCCCCCCGCCAAAATCACGGTAGCCAGGAAGGTCATGTCATCGAGGCCCTACGCATCAATTTCGACTCGCTTAATGCGGGCCGTGTGTCCCGACCTAATGTGTACCTGAGTTTTGGGAATATCCAAGCCTTGGGCCAGCAGGACAATTAGCTCTTGGTTGGCCCTACCATCCTGGGGTGGGGCTTTGAGGTGGAGTAGCCAGCTGCCATCGTCGAGATGGACGGCTTTTTGCTGCTTGGCGTTGGGTTTCACCCGCACCGTCAGCACCGTCATGCTTTGTTCTGGGCTATGGCACCCTGGGCAACCTTGCGCAGCCGGGCGGCATCGGCCCAAACCAGCCCCTTAAAGAAGTAGATGATGCCGGTGAGAAAGGCTAAAACCATATAAAACAGACGAATACCCCAGCCAGCCCCGTCAAAAATCATGGAGAACACGCCTGGCTCAATGCCGCTGAAGCGGGTGAGCTCGGAGCGAAACCACTTTTGGTCTTCAACCATGCGCTTGAGCTCAGCCACGGTGGCAGGCAGAATGGGCATCCGGGTCGTTGTGGTGTAATAGCCCCAAAAGCCCTGGCTGCCGCCTTCGCTGGAGAGCGCTTGGTTGGCCAGCGCCGTAATTTCTTGGCGAGACAGGCCTGACTCGGCGGTAAGCTGACTGAGCCATAGGTGATGCCGTAGCCAGTAGCTGCTAAAAAACACCAGCGGCAGCACTATAACCAGGGCAATAGACTTAATCACCACAGAGGTTTTGGCGGCCAGGTGACGCGAGGCTGCCCCCAGCCCAAAACCCAAAAAAGCAAATAATATAATGACGCTCAGCTCGACAATCTCAAGGCTTTTGAGCCAACCACCCAAAATGGGAATGGGGTGCAAAAATGCCTCCGCTGCCCAAGTAATAAAAAACCGTGCTGCCAAGACAGCCGCAGTAATGGCAACAACCGTCAGCAAATACCGAGACACATTGGCTGAGGGGCGCGGGATGGGCATGGTTAGGAATGACGAAAACAGGGCGGGGGCAAATAATGCCCTTAATCATAATGGTGATTCGATATCTGGCTTTTAATCGAGAAGAAAAGTTAGTTATCTAGATGGTACTAAAGCTGGCTGACTCTCTCCAGTTGATGAGACGCAAAGGCTCCTTTTTCGGTCACGATCGCGGTAATTAAACCAGCTGGAGTAACGTCTGAGGCGGGGTTGTAAAATTCTGCGCCGTTGGGAGATGTGACGCGATCGCCCAGTTCGTAAATCTCCTCAGGGGGGTGTTCTGCGATCGCCATCCCTTCCCCACTGGCGATCATGAGATCAATGGTCGATGCCGAGGCTGCCACCACAAACGGAATGTTGTGGGCCTTGGCCACCAGGGCTAGGCTATAGGTGCCAATTTTGCTGAGGGTGTCGCCGTTGGCGGCAATGCGATCGGCGCCGGCCAGCACCCCGTGGATCAGCCCCCGCTGCATGCAGTGGGCCGCCATGCTGTCAGTTACTACAGTTACCGGAATGCCTTCCTGCACACATTCCCAGGCGGTGAGGCGCGAGCCTTGAAAGGTGGGGCGGGTTTCGGCAGCGTAAATGCGCTCTAGGCGGCCTGCTTGCCACAGCGATCGCATAATGCCCAGCGACGTGCCATAGCCCGAAGTCGCCAGCGCTCCATGGTTACAGTGGGTCAACAGAGTTAGCTTATCCGGGCTCTGGGGCAACACCGCAATGCCGTAGTCGCCGATGGCGTGACACAGGCTAAAATCCTCTGCCTGCATCGCCTGGGCCTCGGCCAAGAGCTGACCCCTGACCACCTCAATGGCGTCGCTGGAGTGGTGGGCCACCGCCAGCATTCTGTCTACCGCCCACTGCAGGTGGGCCTTGTCTGGCCGGGTCTGCTTAAACTGGTCGCCGATCGCCTCCAAGCGTTCCCAAAAGGCGATCGGGTCGTCGGTGTGAATCTCGGTCGCCCCTAGGTAAAGGCCGTAGGCGGCCGCTAACCCCATGGCCGAACCGCCCTGGACAATGCCAGAACGGAGCGATCGCACTACGTCGTCGCAGCGGCGAATTGACACAATGTTGTAGCGCTCCGGCAGCTGCCGCTGGTCGATCAACACCAAGTGATCGTCTTGCCACACCACCGGATAAACGTGGGTATCGCTAGGGGCCATCATCACAGTTTCGACGCAGTAAAAGGGCAGCCGTACAGCCAATGACATTCAGTATGGGGGTTTCTGAGCCCCTGTCAATGCAGTTACCCTCCGTGAAGTCAGGGAGCAAGTCGTGGACTAGTCAGTCCCGTCTATCGGCTACCACTGCTGGGGCTTGTCCCATAGCCGGCGAGATCTGGGTTGAGACAGCTTAAAGCGCCAAGATTCAAGCCTGTCGGGGAGGTTTTTTACTGTCCGCTCTTCTGTTTTCGTTCTTTTGCCTTACCTCAATTCCTTTATCTGGAGAGAGCACAAGGTGCTTGGCCTATTCCACGATCAAAATCTGGCTCTAATTTGGCGAGAAGGGCGTATGGTAAGGCGATTGCTGCTAGCGACGATTTGGATTGGTTTTTTAGGCTATATCCTTTGGCTGGCCCCGCTCGATCAACCGTTCACTTGGTCATTTGCTCATAACCTGGTGACATTGCAGTGGGGCGAGGTTAACGCCTATCTCATGGTCATCTTTTGGATGATGGGAGTTTGGCCGATGATCTATGCCTGCCTAATGTTTGCTGATGGCCAGACGCAGCCCTTTCCATCTTGGCCGTTTTTTGTGGTGTCAAACTTAGTTGGAGTAATTGGTTTGATCCCTTACTTGCTAGTGCGACAGCGCAACTCAGCCTTCTCTGGTAAAAAAGATTTTTGGCTCGACCTGCTAGACCGACGCTCTACCGGGGTTGCACTGCTGCTCACCACCCTAATGCTGTTCACCATTGCGGTTACGGTCGGCGACTGGAACGACTATGTGACGCAGTTTCGCAGCTACGCCTTTGTTCATCTAATTTCCTTAGACTTTTGCCTGATGGGGCTGATCTTTC carries:
- a CDS encoding molybdenum cofactor guanylyltransferase; translation: MTFLATVILAGGRSSRMGRDKGLIPIGEETLIQRTCRIALQCTDRVSVVTPWPDRYRPTLPNAIGFIVETPSPGQAGTFQGPLMALITALNVLKTQPEPPKWVLVLACDMPNLSAAVLTAWRNQLAKLELQYLAYLPKRQHRWEPLCGFYRVAALDALEQYAATGERSLQAWLDQQAIAPIPDIDEAMFVNVNTPSELAEWQKTKDS
- the mtnA gene encoding S-methyl-5-thioribose-1-phosphate isomerase; translation: MAPSDTHVYPVVWQDDHLVLIDQRQLPERYNIVSIRRCDDVVRSLRSGIVQGGSAMGLAAAYGLYLGATEIHTDDPIAFWERLEAIGDQFKQTRPDKAHLQWAVDRMLAVAHHSSDAIEVVRGQLLAEAQAMQAEDFSLCHAIGDYGIAVLPQSPDKLTLLTHCNHGALATSGYGTSLGIMRSLWQAGRLERIYAAETRPTFQGSRLTAWECVQEGIPVTVVTDSMAAHCMQRGLIHGVLAGADRIAANGDTLSKIGTYSLALVAKAHNIPFVVAASASTIDLMIASGEGMAIAEHPPEEIYELGDRVTSPNGAEFYNPASDVTPAGLITAIVTEKGAFASHQLERVSQL
- a CDS encoding DUF2834 domain-containing protein, producing the protein MVRRLLLATIWIGFLGYILWLAPLDQPFTWSFAHNLVTLQWGEVNAYLMVIFWMMGVWPMIYACLMFADGQTQPFPSWPFFVVSNLVGVIGLIPYLLVRQRNSAFSGKKDFWLDLLDRRSTGVALLLTTLMLFTIAVTVGDWNDYVTQFRSYAFVHLISLDFCLMGLIFPLTSLIDDDMQRRGVYRTERVWAIALVPLFGPLIYLCWRPALLNLPSTQETLSNGFSRAL
- a CDS encoding DUF167 domain-containing protein; translation: MTVLTVRVKPNAKQQKAVHLDDGSWLLHLKAPPQDGRANQELIVLLAQGLDIPKTQVHIRSGHTARIKRVEIDA